Proteins from a genomic interval of Toxotes jaculatrix isolate fToxJac2 chromosome 5, fToxJac2.pri, whole genome shotgun sequence:
- the hsp90b1 gene encoding endoplasmin has protein sequence MKRVWLIGLLFALLAFAAVKAEDELDVDGTVEEDLGKSRDGSRTDDEVVQREEEAVQLDGLNAAQIKELREKSEKHAFQAEVNRMMKLIINSLYKNKEIFLRELISNASDALDKIRLLSLTNEDALASNEELTIKIKSDKEKNMLHITDTGIGMTKEELVKNLGTIAKSGTSEFLNKMTEMQSEGQSTSELIGQFGVGFYSAFLVADKVIVTSKHNNDTQHIWESDSNQFSVIEDPRGTTLGRGTTITLVLKEEASDYLELETIKNLVKKYSQFINFPIYVWASKTETVEEPIEEDAEAAEEPEKEAAEDEAEVEEEEEDKDKPKTKKVEKTVWDWELMNDIKPIWQRPAKEVEEDEYKAFYKTFSKDSDDPLSHIHFTAEGEVTFKSILFVPSSAPRGLFDEYGSKKNDYIKLFVRRVFITDDFNDMMPKYLNFIKGVVDSDDLPLNVSRETLQQHKLLKVIRKKLVRKTLDMIKKIAEEQYNDKFWKEFGTNIKLGVIEDHSNRTRLAKLLRFQTSNSETTLSSLEQYVERMKEKQDKIYFMAGTSRKEAESSPFVERLLKKGYEVIYLTEPVDEYCVQALPEFDGKRFQNVAKEGVKFDESDKAKEKREALEKEYEPLTTWLKDKALKDKIEKAILSQRLTNSPCALVASQYGWSGNMERIMKAQAYQTGKDISTNYYASQKKTLEINPKHPLIKQMLAKVNTDAEDQTASDLAVVLFETATLRSGYQLTDTKAYGDRIERMLRLSMNVPLDEQIDEEPEEEPEEPAEDDSEDNEIVDEEDDEETPKTDKDEL, from the exons ATGAAGCGAGTTTGGTTGATAGGTCTTCTTTTTGCGCTCTTAGCCTTTG CTGCTGTAAAGGCAGAAGATGAACTTGATGTGGATGGGACAGTAGAGGAGGACCTGGGTAAAAGCAGGGATGGCTCCAGAACAGATGATGAGGTGGTGCAGAG agaggaggaggctgtcCAGCTGGATGGGTTGAATGCAGCTCAGATTAAggaacttagagaaaagtcagaaaaacatgcCTTCCAGGCTGAAGTCAACCGTATGATGAAGCTGATCATCAACTCCCTCTACAAGAACAAGGAG ATCTTCCTTAGGGAGCTGATTTCCAATGCCTCTGATGCTCTGGATAAGATCCGCTTGCTGTCTCTAACCAATGAAGATGCACTGGCCTCCAATGAAGAGCTGaccatcaaaataaaa TCTGATAAGGAGAAGAACATGCTCCACATCACTGACACTGGTATTGGAATGACCAAAGAGGAGTTGGTGAAGAACTTGGGCACCATCGCCAAGTCCGGCACCAGCGAGTTCCTCAACAAGATGACAGAGATGCAGTCTGAGGGACAGTCTACTTCAGAGCTGATTGGCCAGTTTGGCGTGGGTTTCTACTCTGCTTTCCTCGTCGCTGACAAAGTCATTGTGACGTCAAAGCACAACAATGACACCCAGCACATCTGGGAGTCAGACTCCAATCAGTTCTCCGTCATTGAGGACCCCCGCGGGACCACACTGGGCAGAGGAACCACCATCAC ACTGGTCCTGAAAGAGGAGGCCTCAGACTATCTGGAGCTGGAGACCATCAAGAATCTCGTCAAGAAATACTCTCAGTTCATCAACTTCCCCATCTATGTTTGGGCCAGCAAG ACTGAGACAGTTGAGGAGCCCATTGAGGAAGatgctgaggcagcagaggaacCAGAGAAAGAGGCTGCTGAAGACGAGGCTGAggtagaagaggaggaggaggacaaagacaagCCAAAGACAAAGAAG GTTGAGAAGACTGTGTGGGACTGGGAACTGATGAATGATATCAAGCCCATCTGGCAGAGACCAGCTAAGGAGGTTGAGGAGGATGAGTACAAGGCTTTCTACAAGACATTCTCCAAG GACAGCGACGACCCTCTGTCCCACATCCACTTCACAGCTGAGGGTGAGGTTACCTTCAAGTCCATCCTCTTTGTGCCCAGTTCAGCTCCCCGTGGCCTGTTTGACGAGTACGGCTCCAAGAAGAATGACTACATCAAG CTGTTTGTCAGGAGAGTTTTCATCACGGACGACTTCAACGACATGATGCCCAAGTACCTGAACTTCATCAAGGGAGTG GTTGACTCTGATGACCTCCCACTGAATGTGTCCAGAGAgactctgcagcagcacaaacttcTCAAG GTTATCCGTAAGAAGCTGGTGCGTAAGACTTTGGACATGATCAAGAAGATCGCGGAGGAACAGTACAATGATAAGTTCTGGAAAGAGTTTGGAACCAACATCAAGTTGGGTGTCATTGAGGATCACTCCAACAGGACCCGTCTGGCCAAGCTGCTGCGCTTCCAGACCTCCAACAGCGAAACCACCCTGTCCAGCCTGGAGCAGTATGTGGAACGCAtgaaggagaagcaggacaAGATCTACTTCATGGCTGGTACCAGCAGGAAGGAG gctGAGTCTTCTCCCTTCGTTGAGAGGCTGCTGAAGAAGGGCTACGAGGTGATCTACCTGACAGAGCCTGTGGATGAGTACTGCGTCCAGGCACTGCCCGAGTTTGACGGAAAACGTTTCCAGAACGTGGCGAAGGAGGGTGTCAAATTTGATGAGAGCGACAAGGCcaaggagaagagggaggccCTGGAGAAAGAGTATGAACCCCTCACCACCTGGCTGAAGGACAAGGCCCTGAAGGACAAG ATTGAGAAGGCCATCCTCTCCCAGAGGCTCACCAACTCACCCTGTGCTCTGGTTGCCAGCCAGTATGGCTGGTCAGGAAACATGGAGAGGATCATGAAGGCACAGGCTTACCAGACAGGAAAAGACATTTCCACGAA TTATTATGCCAGCCAGAAGAAAACGTTAGAAATCAACCCTAAACATCCTCTTATCAAGCAGATGCTTGCAAAAGTCAAT ACTGACGCTGAGGACCAGACTGCTTCAGATCTGGCCGTGGTTCTGTTTGAGACGGCCACTCTGCGCTCGGGCTACCAACTGACTGACACAAAGGCTTATGGAGACAGGATAGAGCGCATGCTCCGACTCAGTATGAATGTACCCCTGGATGAACAG ATTGACGAAGAACCAGAGGAGGAGCCAGAAGAGCCAGCAGAGGACGACTCTGAAGATAATGAAATTGTagatgaggaagatgatgaagaaacG ccaaaaacagacaaagatgaACTGTGA